A genomic stretch from Caballeronia sp. LZ062 includes:
- a CDS encoding ParA family protein — MRRVVFNQKGGVGKSTIVCNLAAISASRGLRTLVIDLDPQGNASQYLLGAGAHDAHPNLASFFESALSYSFREPAFDSFIHATPFAGLDIVPSHPSLDTLQSKLESRYKIYKLRDALKGLSDYDAVYIDTPPALNFFTRSALIAVERCLVPFDCDDFSRRALYSVLENVQEIRHDHNPELMIEGIVINQFQPRASLPQKLVDELRAEDLPVLDSHISSSVKIRESHQHARPMIYLEPRHKLAQEYVALHDELNG; from the coding sequence ATGCGACGTGTCGTCTTCAATCAAAAAGGTGGCGTAGGCAAGTCCACGATCGTCTGCAATCTCGCTGCGATCAGCGCCTCGCGCGGCTTGCGCACGCTCGTCATCGATCTCGATCCGCAAGGCAACGCGAGCCAGTATTTGCTGGGCGCCGGCGCGCACGACGCGCACCCCAACCTCGCGAGCTTTTTCGAATCGGCATTGAGTTACAGCTTTCGCGAACCGGCGTTCGATTCGTTCATTCATGCCACGCCGTTCGCGGGTCTGGATATCGTGCCGTCGCATCCGAGCCTCGACACGCTGCAAAGCAAGCTGGAATCGCGCTACAAGATCTACAAGCTGCGCGACGCGCTCAAGGGTTTGTCCGATTACGATGCCGTCTACATCGACACGCCGCCCGCGCTCAACTTCTTCACGCGCTCGGCGCTGATTGCAGTGGAACGCTGTCTCGTTCCGTTCGATTGCGACGACTTCTCCCGCCGCGCGCTCTATTCCGTGCTGGAAAACGTGCAGGAAATTCGCCACGACCACAATCCTGAACTGATGATCGAAGGCATCGTCATCAACCAGTTTCAGCCGCGCGCGAGCCTGCCGCAGAAACTCGTCGATGAACTGCGCGCCGAGGATTTGCCCGTGCTCGATTCGCATATCTCCTCGTCCGTGAAGATTCGCGAGAGCCATCAACACGCGCGGCCGATGATCTACCTCGAGCCACGTCACAAGCTCGCGCAGGAATACGTCGCGCTGCATGACGAGTTGAACGGCTGA
- a CDS encoding TonB-dependent siderophore receptor, producing MPVSLSHSSQAVPAKALPLRTAIVAAIAAAFSIAAHAQDSAADSTLPAVKVQAAKEPLPGDLAPTFGGGQVARGADFGVLGQQRTIDVPFSMTTYTSKLIEDQQARTIGDVLANDPAVRTAYGFGNFAETYVIRGFELQGDDVSLDGLYGITPRQLVATDALERVDVFKGANTFLNGASPNGSAVGGGLNLQLKRADDKPLTRVTLEGTASGEIGAHVDVGRRFGSEGQFGIRVNQANRDGETSIDGEHRRDNTTAVSLDWRGDKLRLYGDFLYQRERVNGARPTVNVSGDFIPATPSASYNYAQTWTFSSIEDTVGILRAEYDFLPGWTAYVTGGMRHTDEHGDYASPTVAATGTTSFRLGVPHQEDGTSAEAGVRGHFNTGPVSHFVTAGASIVRVDSQSAYTFSDSFPTSLYATPQVPYPATTLSGGNLADPQTTALNLMRSASVSDTLGFLHDRVLFTVGARYQELHTNTFDYTGTQTRAYNDSITTPLFGLVVKPWENVAFFANRSEALTIGDSAPNTALNFGQQLPPEKSKQYEVGAKYDNGKYGASVALFQTEKPLTYTDAAGFFVDNGRERHRGVEASIYGEPLRGVRLIAGATYIHGTQFDTGSATTDGNMPIGVPTFMFNVNAEYDVPLLNGLTLTARWIHTGSQYLNVTNTLAIPHWDRFDLGARYATVLFGKPTTFRASVLNVANKSYWASTIGGYLTQGAPRTVLLSMTTDF from the coding sequence ATGCCCGTATCCCTTTCGCATTCCTCGCAGGCCGTGCCTGCCAAGGCGCTGCCGTTACGCACCGCCATCGTCGCGGCGATTGCAGCCGCATTCTCCATTGCCGCGCACGCGCAAGATTCCGCTGCGGACAGCACGCTGCCGGCCGTGAAGGTGCAGGCGGCGAAAGAGCCGCTGCCCGGCGACCTCGCGCCGACGTTCGGCGGCGGACAGGTCGCGCGCGGCGCGGACTTCGGCGTGCTCGGCCAGCAGCGCACCATCGACGTGCCGTTCAGCATGACGACCTACACGTCGAAGCTGATCGAAGATCAGCAGGCCCGCACCATCGGCGACGTGCTCGCGAACGATCCGGCCGTGCGCACCGCATACGGCTTCGGGAATTTCGCGGAGACGTACGTCATCCGCGGGTTCGAATTGCAGGGCGACGACGTTTCGCTCGACGGCCTCTACGGCATCACGCCGCGTCAGCTCGTCGCGACGGATGCGCTTGAACGAGTCGACGTGTTCAAGGGCGCGAATACGTTCCTGAACGGCGCGTCGCCGAATGGCTCGGCGGTCGGCGGCGGACTGAATTTGCAGCTCAAGCGCGCGGACGACAAGCCGCTCACGCGCGTCACGCTGGAAGGCACGGCGTCGGGCGAAATCGGCGCGCATGTGGACGTGGGCCGGCGTTTCGGCAGCGAAGGGCAGTTCGGCATCCGCGTGAATCAGGCGAATCGCGACGGCGAAACGAGCATCGACGGCGAACATCGGCGCGACAACACGACGGCCGTTTCGCTCGACTGGCGCGGCGACAAACTGCGTCTCTACGGCGATTTCCTCTACCAGCGCGAGCGCGTGAACGGCGCGCGGCCGACCGTGAACGTCAGCGGCGACTTCATTCCGGCGACGCCGTCGGCCAGCTACAACTACGCGCAGACGTGGACCTTCAGTTCCATCGAGGATACGGTCGGCATTTTGCGCGCCGAATACGATTTTCTGCCCGGCTGGACCGCGTATGTCACGGGCGGCATGCGCCACACGGATGAGCACGGCGACTATGCATCGCCGACCGTCGCCGCCACGGGCACGACTTCGTTCCGTCTGGGTGTGCCGCATCAGGAAGACGGCACGTCCGCCGAAGCCGGCGTGCGCGGCCACTTCAACACCGGGCCGGTGTCGCACTTCGTCACCGCGGGCGCGTCAATCGTTCGCGTGGATTCGCAGTCGGCGTACACCTTCAGCGACTCCTTCCCGACGAGCCTCTACGCCACGCCGCAGGTCCCGTATCCGGCGACGACGTTGTCCGGCGGCAACCTTGCCGATCCCCAGACGACCGCGCTCAATCTGATGCGCAGCGCGTCCGTGTCGGACACGCTCGGCTTCCTGCATGACCGCGTGCTGTTCACGGTCGGCGCGCGCTATCAGGAACTGCACACCAACACGTTCGATTACACCGGCACGCAGACGCGCGCCTACAACGATTCGATCACGACGCCGCTCTTCGGGCTCGTCGTGAAGCCGTGGGAGAACGTGGCGTTCTTCGCGAACCGGAGCGAGGCGCTCACTATCGGCGATTCCGCGCCGAATACCGCGCTCAATTTCGGCCAGCAATTGCCGCCGGAGAAGTCGAAGCAATACGAAGTCGGCGCGAAGTACGACAACGGCAAATACGGCGCGTCCGTGGCGCTGTTCCAGACCGAGAAGCCGCTGACGTACACGGACGCGGCGGGCTTTTTCGTCGATAACGGGCGCGAGCGGCATCGCGGCGTCGAGGCGTCCATTTATGGCGAGCCGCTTCGCGGTGTGCGGCTGATCGCGGGCGCGACGTACATCCACGGCACGCAGTTCGATACCGGCAGCGCGACGACGGACGGCAACATGCCCATCGGCGTGCCCACCTTCATGTTCAACGTCAACGCGGAATACGACGTGCCGCTTCTGAACGGCCTCACGCTGACCGCGCGCTGGATTCACACCGGCTCGCAGTATCTGAACGTGACGAACACGCTCGCGATTCCGCACTGGGACCGCTTCGACCTCGGCGCGCGGTACGCCACGGTGCTTTTCGGCAAGCCGACGACCTTCCGTGCGAGCGTGCTCAACGTGGCGAACAAGTCGTACTGGGCCTCGACCATCGGCGGCTATCTGACGCAAGGCGCGCCGCGCACCGTGCTCCTGTCCATGACGACGGACTTCTGA
- a CDS encoding EAL domain-containing protein, with the protein MGAPLLAAVGAYTLVHLALAWVSATVAMCVGAVAGVVVCTFGVRRTLRVVAHQKATAALAKALLDANRDCLKLLDADGRLVRISEYGAELMRAAGPEQLAGADWLGFWSGADALEARNAFDAALQGSRTSFTGTCPTTAGEPKVWHSRLIPVEKSGGGIYGILCASLDMTKEAELAADLRAKEALMSEMEEHIGLCFYSYSADFSYFHHISAGCASVFGLEAATLRERPQAWLEVVLPEDRPLIQSAMRRITETSVGDRQEYRIRTKSGAIRWVQSTAYPILDAAGNVARIIGVSEDVTAEHERLVELDRLAYTDSLTGLANRGALVRGIEERCRQDATFALMFVDLDRFKVLNDTLGHTAADRLLKSLSEDIRASLPAGAFLARLGGDEFAVLIDDAGDKDQLASIAKSVLGALRQTGEQTPAGTFVTASIGISVFPENGADHETLLTSADIAMYAAKKAGRNAFRFADQVATGRIVDFRLERDVPAALADNQFVLHYQPIHQPHSLEVCSVEALIRWRHPAHGLVPPDVFIPILEESGFINEVGAWVMDEALRQLAHWRASGAHALGVSVNVSARQLRDAAIVEVVNTALQRHGLPASSLQLELTESALMENPELAQRTLRALKELGVRIAIDDFGTGYSSLRYLADFSPDTLKIDRSFIARLESDFAIHKIVRGIIHLSHVLGVTATAEGVEYPPQLRILRDAQCDYVQGYLLSKPVAPEQLFGIAAERSSAEGGREAPAETHAAPVAHTD; encoded by the coding sequence TTGGGCGCGCCTTTGCTTGCGGCTGTGGGCGCATACACGCTCGTCCATCTCGCGCTGGCGTGGGTGTCGGCAACGGTCGCGATGTGCGTCGGCGCGGTGGCCGGCGTCGTCGTCTGTACGTTCGGCGTGCGCCGCACGCTTCGCGTGGTCGCGCATCAGAAGGCAACCGCGGCGCTCGCGAAGGCGCTGCTCGACGCGAATCGCGACTGTCTGAAGCTGCTCGACGCGGACGGCCGCCTGGTCCGTATCTCCGAGTACGGCGCCGAACTCATGCGGGCGGCGGGTCCCGAGCAACTCGCCGGCGCTGACTGGCTCGGCTTCTGGAGCGGCGCCGACGCGCTCGAAGCACGCAACGCGTTCGATGCCGCGCTGCAAGGATCGCGGACATCGTTCACGGGGACGTGCCCGACGACCGCGGGCGAGCCCAAGGTGTGGCATTCGCGGCTCATCCCGGTCGAAAAGAGCGGCGGAGGGATTTACGGCATCCTGTGCGCGTCGCTGGATATGACGAAGGAAGCCGAACTCGCGGCTGACCTGCGGGCGAAAGAAGCACTCATGTCCGAAATGGAAGAGCACATCGGGCTGTGCTTCTACTCTTACAGCGCGGATTTCAGCTACTTTCACCACATCAGCGCGGGCTGCGCGTCCGTCTTCGGCCTGGAGGCGGCGACGCTGCGCGAGCGGCCGCAAGCGTGGCTCGAGGTCGTGCTGCCCGAAGACCGGCCACTCATTCAGTCGGCCATGCGCCGGATCACCGAAACGTCGGTCGGCGACCGCCAGGAGTACCGCATCCGGACAAAGAGCGGCGCAATCCGCTGGGTGCAAAGCACCGCTTACCCAATACTGGACGCAGCCGGGAACGTGGCGCGAATCATCGGCGTTTCCGAGGACGTGACGGCGGAGCATGAGCGGCTCGTGGAACTGGACCGGCTCGCCTACACCGATTCGCTCACCGGGCTCGCAAACCGCGGTGCGCTCGTGCGCGGCATCGAGGAGCGTTGCCGGCAGGACGCGACGTTTGCTTTGATGTTCGTCGATCTCGACCGCTTCAAGGTGCTGAACGATACGCTCGGTCACACCGCGGCCGACCGGCTGCTCAAGTCGCTCAGCGAGGATATCCGGGCGTCGCTGCCTGCGGGCGCTTTCCTCGCGCGGCTAGGCGGCGACGAATTCGCCGTGCTCATCGACGACGCCGGCGACAAGGACCAGCTCGCCAGCATCGCGAAGAGCGTTCTCGGCGCATTGCGGCAGACCGGCGAGCAGACGCCGGCGGGTACGTTCGTGACTGCGTCCATCGGCATATCCGTTTTCCCGGAGAACGGCGCGGATCACGAAACGCTGCTGACGAGCGCGGACATCGCCATGTACGCCGCCAAGAAAGCCGGGCGCAACGCCTTTCGATTCGCGGATCAGGTGGCGACGGGGCGTATCGTCGATTTCAGGCTGGAGCGCGACGTGCCCGCCGCGCTCGCTGACAATCAGTTCGTTCTGCACTATCAGCCGATTCATCAGCCGCATTCGCTCGAAGTGTGTAGCGTCGAGGCGCTGATTCGCTGGCGGCATCCCGCGCATGGGCTCGTGCCGCCCGACGTGTTCATTCCGATTCTCGAAGAGAGCGGGTTCATCAACGAAGTCGGCGCATGGGTCATGGACGAGGCGTTGCGGCAGCTTGCGCACTGGCGGGCAAGCGGAGCGCACGCGCTCGGCGTGTCGGTCAACGTGTCGGCGCGGCAGTTGCGCGATGCGGCCATTGTGGAAGTCGTGAACACCGCGTTGCAGCGGCACGGGCTGCCGGCGTCCAGCCTTCAGCTGGAACTGACCGAAAGCGCATTGATGGAAAATCCCGAGCTCGCGCAACGCACGCTGCGTGCGCTGAAGGAACTCGGCGTGCGCATTGCCATCGACGATTTCGGAACCGGCTATTCGAGCCTGCGCTATCTCGCCGATTTTTCGCCGGACACGCTGAAGATCGACCGCTCCTTTATCGCGCGGCTCGAAAGCGACTTCGCGATTCACAAGATCGTGCGCGGCATCATTCATTTGTCGCATGTGCTGGGCGTGACCGCGACCGCGGAGGGCGTGGAATATCCGCCGCAACTGCGCATACTGCGCGATGCGCAATGCGATTACGTGCAGGGCTACTTGCTGAGCAAGCCGGTCGCGCCCGAGCAGCTTTTCGGAATCGCGGCCGAGCGAAGCAGCGCGGAAGGCGGTCGCGAAGCGCCCGCTGAGACACACGCTGCGCCGGTGGCGCACACGGACTGA
- a CDS encoding SDR family oxidoreductase: protein MARKLEGKIALVTGATSGIGLATAKRFAAEGAHVYITGRRQAELDAAVAAIDNATGVRVDSSKLDQLDALYEQIRGEKGRLDVLFANAGGGSMVPLGEITEAHYHDTFDRNVKGTLFTVQKALPLLSKGASVILAGSTTTVEGTAAFSVYSASKAAIRNFARSWILDLKDRGIRVNTISPGATKTPGLVELAGPDATQQQGLLDYLASRIPMGRVGDPNEIAAAALFLASDDASFVNGAELFVDGGQAQV, encoded by the coding sequence ATGGCACGCAAGCTCGAAGGCAAGATCGCTCTCGTTACCGGCGCAACCAGCGGCATCGGCCTGGCTACCGCGAAACGCTTCGCCGCAGAAGGCGCACATGTGTATATCACCGGCCGCCGTCAGGCCGAACTGGACGCAGCCGTCGCTGCCATCGACAACGCAACGGGCGTTCGCGTCGATTCATCGAAGCTCGATCAACTCGACGCGCTGTACGAGCAGATTCGCGGCGAAAAGGGCCGGCTCGACGTGTTGTTCGCCAATGCGGGCGGCGGCTCGATGGTGCCGCTCGGCGAGATCACCGAAGCGCACTATCACGACACGTTCGACCGCAATGTGAAGGGCACGCTCTTTACCGTGCAGAAAGCACTGCCCTTGCTGTCGAAAGGCGCATCGGTGATTCTGGCGGGATCGACGACGACTGTCGAAGGCACGGCGGCATTCAGCGTGTATTCGGCCTCCAAGGCCGCGATCCGCAACTTCGCTCGCAGCTGGATTCTCGATCTGAAAGATCGCGGCATTCGTGTGAACACCATCAGCCCCGGCGCGACGAAGACTCCCGGCCTCGTCGAACTCGCTGGCCCCGATGCCACGCAACAGCAAGGCTTGCTGGACTATCTGGCCTCGCGTATCCCGATGGGCCGCGTCGGCGATCCGAACGAAATCGCCGCTGCTGCGCTCTTTCTCGCTTCGGACGATGCGAGCTTCGTGAATGGAGCCGAACTGTTCGTCGATGGCGGACAGGCGCAAGTGTGA
- a CDS encoding acyl-CoA synthetase produces MLSKENDYEAAVASFRWDIPHQYNIGVDVCDKWAASRPGDTALIHEHRDGRVERMSFGELQSQSNRAAHCFRAHGIVKGSRVAILIAQSPQTAIAHIAAFKLGAISVPLFALFGEEALEFRLRDSGASVLVTDAAGARKIAGIRDRLPALRTVFVTGDQPDGSGAVENFDTALAAQDDTLEPVATTADDPAVIIYTSGTTGKPKGALHAQRVLLGHLPGVEMSHGGTISRDDIFWTPADWAWIGGLLDVLLPALHHGATVVSHRFDKFNARAAFDLMSRHGVTHVFLPPTALKMLRSEKAPREQWNLRLRSVASGGESLGTELLTWGKEALGITINEFYGQTECNMVVSSCGNWFPARPGAIGRAAPGHDVRVVNDHGIVQAVDDIGNIAIKAPDPVMFLGYWNNPSATAEKFAGDYLLTGDLGRMDSDGFIHYVGRNDDVITSAGYRIGPGPIEDCLLGHPAVRLVAVVGVPDAERTEIVKACVVLADGYSPGEALTRELQDHVRTRLAAHEYPRVIEYRESLPMTSTGKLIRRELRTR; encoded by the coding sequence ATGCTGTCGAAAGAGAACGATTATGAAGCTGCTGTCGCAAGTTTTCGCTGGGACATTCCGCATCAGTACAACATCGGCGTGGACGTGTGCGACAAGTGGGCGGCCTCGCGTCCCGGCGACACCGCGTTGATCCATGAGCATCGGGACGGCCGCGTCGAACGGATGAGCTTCGGCGAATTGCAAAGCCAAAGCAATCGCGCCGCTCATTGCTTTCGCGCGCACGGCATCGTGAAGGGCAGCCGCGTCGCCATTCTCATTGCGCAATCGCCGCAGACAGCGATCGCGCACATCGCCGCCTTCAAGCTCGGCGCGATCTCGGTGCCGCTCTTCGCGCTCTTCGGCGAGGAAGCGCTCGAATTTCGTCTGCGGGACAGCGGGGCCAGTGTGCTAGTGACGGATGCAGCAGGCGCACGGAAGATTGCCGGCATACGAGACCGGTTGCCGGCATTGCGCACCGTCTTCGTGACGGGCGACCAGCCTGACGGCAGTGGCGCAGTCGAAAACTTCGACACAGCGCTCGCCGCACAAGACGACACGTTGGAGCCGGTTGCGACTACGGCGGATGACCCCGCCGTCATCATCTACACGTCCGGCACCACGGGCAAGCCGAAGGGCGCGCTACATGCGCAGCGGGTTTTGCTGGGCCATCTTCCCGGTGTCGAGATGTCGCACGGCGGCACCATCAGCCGAGATGACATTTTCTGGACGCCGGCGGACTGGGCTTGGATCGGCGGTCTGCTCGACGTCCTGTTGCCTGCGCTGCATCACGGTGCCACTGTCGTCTCGCACCGCTTCGACAAGTTCAATGCGCGAGCAGCCTTCGATCTGATGAGCCGCCACGGCGTGACGCACGTGTTTCTGCCGCCCACCGCGTTGAAGATGCTGCGTAGCGAAAAGGCGCCGCGCGAGCAATGGAACTTGCGGCTGCGCTCAGTCGCGAGCGGCGGAGAGTCGTTGGGAACGGAGCTGCTGACGTGGGGCAAGGAAGCGTTGGGCATCACCATCAACGAGTTCTACGGTCAGACCGAATGCAACATGGTGGTGTCGTCATGCGGGAACTGGTTCCCGGCTCGTCCCGGCGCGATCGGACGCGCTGCGCCCGGACACGATGTTCGCGTGGTGAACGATCACGGCATCGTGCAGGCGGTCGATGACATCGGCAACATCGCCATCAAGGCGCCGGACCCGGTCATGTTCCTGGGCTACTGGAACAATCCTTCGGCGACCGCAGAGAAGTTCGCGGGCGACTATCTGCTGACAGGCGATCTCGGACGCATGGACAGCGACGGCTTCATCCACTATGTGGGCCGCAACGACGACGTCATCACGAGCGCGGGTTATCGCATCGGCCCGGGCCCGATCGAAGACTGCCTGCTCGGGCATCCCGCCGTCCGGCTCGTGGCCGTCGTCGGCGTGCCCGATGCCGAGCGCACCGAGATAGTGAAGGCGTGTGTCGTCCTGGCCGATGGCTACTCTCCCGGCGAAGCCTTGACCCGCGAACTGCAGGACCATGTACGCACACGCCTGGCGGCACACGAATATCCGCGCGTCATCGAATACCGGGAGTCGTTGCCGATGACATCGACCGGAAAGCTCATCAGGCGCGAGTTGAGGACGCGCTAG